A region from the Gossypium hirsutum isolate 1008001.06 chromosome A08, Gossypium_hirsutum_v2.1, whole genome shotgun sequence genome encodes:
- the LOC107895122 gene encoding probable protein S-acyltransferase 14 isoform X4, whose protein sequence is MAWNVFKFCTALRAFGSIMIVFFLGLVGVTYYAAVVAYYGPHLFRGGFDTLIAVAFLFLFHLLLVMVLWTYATVVLTDPGGVPLNWRPLREEEKGDADPLVGLGYGIAKIGTNQSAVPGDFKNLDIGFCLKCNRLKPPRAHHCSICNRCILKMDHHCGWVANCVGALNYKSFLLFLFYTSLAAILVCLALLRVFMEIFNDDEVDLTPGKLAATFIAFVSVLGFLIMHITLVGANRTTIEFQAKDKKTGLTWRYDLGWKKNYEQRRSCG, encoded by the exons ATGGCATGGAACGTGTTCAAATTCTGTACCGCGTTACGTGCCTTTGGTTCGATTATGATTGTTTTCTTTCTTGGGCTTGTTGGGGTCACTTATTACGCTGCGGTCGTTGCTTATTATGGTCCACATCTCTTTCGTGGAGGCTTTGATACGCTTATTGCTGTTGCATTTCTCTTCTTGTTTCATCTTCTG CTTGTAATGGTACTATGGACTTACGCTACTGTTGTTCTAACGGATCCTGGGGGTGTTCCACTAAATTGGAGGCCTCTTAGGGAGGAAGAGAAAGGTGATGCTGATCCTTTGGTAGGTTTAGGTTATGGAATTGCAAAAATTGGCACAAATCAGTCAGCTGTGCCTGGTGATTTCAAAAACCTAGACATAGGTTTCTGCTTGAAGTGCAACCGATTGAAACCACCTCGCGCCCATCATTGCTCTATTT GTAATAGATGtatattaaaaatggatcatCACTGTGGTTGGGTCGCTAACTGTGTCGGGGCGTTGAACTACAagtctttccttcttttcttg TTTTACACATCTCTTGCGGCAATACTCGTCTGTTTAGCCTTATTGCGGGTGTTTATGGAAATTTTTAATGATGATGAGGTAGATTTAACACCAGGAAAACTTGCAGCTACTTTCATCGCATTTG TAAGTGTGCTGGGCTTTCTGATTATGCACATAACATTGGTCGGAGCTAACCGGACCACTATTGAG tttcAAGCAAAAGATAAGAAAACCGGTCTTACATGGCGCTATGACCTTGGTTGGAAGAAAAATTATGAACAG AGAAGAAGCTGTGGTTAA
- the LOC107895122 gene encoding probable protein S-acyltransferase 14 isoform X3 gives MAWNVFKFCTALRAFGSIMIVFFLGLVGVTYYAAVVAYYGPHLFRGGFDTLIAVAFLFLFHLLLVMVLWTYATVVLTDPGGVPLNWRPLREEEKGDADPLVGLGYGIAKIGTNQSAVPGDFKNLDIGFCLKCNRLKPPRAHHCSICNRCILKMDHHCGWVANCVGALNYKSFLLFLFYTSLAAILVCLALLRVFMEIFNDDEVDLTPGKLAATFIAFVLNLAFAVSVLGFLIMHITLVGANRTTIEFQAKDKKTGLTWRYDLGWKKNYEQRRSCG, from the exons ATGGCATGGAACGTGTTCAAATTCTGTACCGCGTTACGTGCCTTTGGTTCGATTATGATTGTTTTCTTTCTTGGGCTTGTTGGGGTCACTTATTACGCTGCGGTCGTTGCTTATTATGGTCCACATCTCTTTCGTGGAGGCTTTGATACGCTTATTGCTGTTGCATTTCTCTTCTTGTTTCATCTTCTG CTTGTAATGGTACTATGGACTTACGCTACTGTTGTTCTAACGGATCCTGGGGGTGTTCCACTAAATTGGAGGCCTCTTAGGGAGGAAGAGAAAGGTGATGCTGATCCTTTGGTAGGTTTAGGTTATGGAATTGCAAAAATTGGCACAAATCAGTCAGCTGTGCCTGGTGATTTCAAAAACCTAGACATAGGTTTCTGCTTGAAGTGCAACCGATTGAAACCACCTCGCGCCCATCATTGCTCTATTT GTAATAGATGtatattaaaaatggatcatCACTGTGGTTGGGTCGCTAACTGTGTCGGGGCGTTGAACTACAagtctttccttcttttcttg TTTTACACATCTCTTGCGGCAATACTCGTCTGTTTAGCCTTATTGCGGGTGTTTATGGAAATTTTTAATGATGATGAGGTAGATTTAACACCAGGAAAACTTGCAGCTACTTTCATCGCATTTG TCTTAAATTTGGCATTTGCAGTAAGTGTGCTGGGCTTTCTGATTATGCACATAACATTGGTCGGAGCTAACCGGACCACTATTGAG tttcAAGCAAAAGATAAGAAAACCGGTCTTACATGGCGCTATGACCTTGGTTGGAAGAAAAATTATGAACAG AGAAGAAGCTGTGGTTAA
- the LOC107895122 gene encoding probable protein S-acyltransferase 14 isoform X2: MAWNVFKFCTALRAFGSIMIVFFLGLVGVTYYAAVVAYYGPHLFRGGFDTLIAVAFLFLFHLLLVMVLWTYATVVLTDPGGVPLNWRPLREEEKGDADPLVGLGYGIAKIGTNQSAVPGDFKNLDIGFCLKCNRLKPPRAHHCSICNRCILKMDHHCGWVANCVGALNYKSFLLFLFYTSLAAILVCLALLRVFMEIFNDDEVDLTPGKLAATFIAFVSVLGFLIMHITLVGANRTTIEFQAKDKKTGLTWRYDLGWKKNYEQVFGTEKKLWLIPVYSKDDIRRMPALQGFEYPTRPNWDPQH; the protein is encoded by the exons ATGGCATGGAACGTGTTCAAATTCTGTACCGCGTTACGTGCCTTTGGTTCGATTATGATTGTTTTCTTTCTTGGGCTTGTTGGGGTCACTTATTACGCTGCGGTCGTTGCTTATTATGGTCCACATCTCTTTCGTGGAGGCTTTGATACGCTTATTGCTGTTGCATTTCTCTTCTTGTTTCATCTTCTG CTTGTAATGGTACTATGGACTTACGCTACTGTTGTTCTAACGGATCCTGGGGGTGTTCCACTAAATTGGAGGCCTCTTAGGGAGGAAGAGAAAGGTGATGCTGATCCTTTGGTAGGTTTAGGTTATGGAATTGCAAAAATTGGCACAAATCAGTCAGCTGTGCCTGGTGATTTCAAAAACCTAGACATAGGTTTCTGCTTGAAGTGCAACCGATTGAAACCACCTCGCGCCCATCATTGCTCTATTT GTAATAGATGtatattaaaaatggatcatCACTGTGGTTGGGTCGCTAACTGTGTCGGGGCGTTGAACTACAagtctttccttcttttcttg TTTTACACATCTCTTGCGGCAATACTCGTCTGTTTAGCCTTATTGCGGGTGTTTATGGAAATTTTTAATGATGATGAGGTAGATTTAACACCAGGAAAACTTGCAGCTACTTTCATCGCATTTG TAAGTGTGCTGGGCTTTCTGATTATGCACATAACATTGGTCGGAGCTAACCGGACCACTATTGAG tttcAAGCAAAAGATAAGAAAACCGGTCTTACATGGCGCTATGACCTTGGTTGGAAGAAAAATTATGAACAG GTGTTTGGTACAGAGAAGAAGCTGTGGTTAATTCCAGTGTATTCAAAGGACGATATAAGGAGGATGCCAGCCCTACAGGGTTTCGAATATCCAACAAGACCCAACTGGGATCCTCAGCATTAA
- the LOC107895122 gene encoding probable protein S-acyltransferase 14 isoform X1: MAWNVFKFCTALRAFGSIMIVFFLGLVGVTYYAAVVAYYGPHLFRGGFDTLIAVAFLFLFHLLLVMVLWTYATVVLTDPGGVPLNWRPLREEEKGDADPLVGLGYGIAKIGTNQSAVPGDFKNLDIGFCLKCNRLKPPRAHHCSICNRCILKMDHHCGWVANCVGALNYKSFLLFLFYTSLAAILVCLALLRVFMEIFNDDEVDLTPGKLAATFIAFVLNLAFAVSVLGFLIMHITLVGANRTTIEFQAKDKKTGLTWRYDLGWKKNYEQVFGTEKKLWLIPVYSKDDIRRMPALQGFEYPTRPNWDPQH, encoded by the exons ATGGCATGGAACGTGTTCAAATTCTGTACCGCGTTACGTGCCTTTGGTTCGATTATGATTGTTTTCTTTCTTGGGCTTGTTGGGGTCACTTATTACGCTGCGGTCGTTGCTTATTATGGTCCACATCTCTTTCGTGGAGGCTTTGATACGCTTATTGCTGTTGCATTTCTCTTCTTGTTTCATCTTCTG CTTGTAATGGTACTATGGACTTACGCTACTGTTGTTCTAACGGATCCTGGGGGTGTTCCACTAAATTGGAGGCCTCTTAGGGAGGAAGAGAAAGGTGATGCTGATCCTTTGGTAGGTTTAGGTTATGGAATTGCAAAAATTGGCACAAATCAGTCAGCTGTGCCTGGTGATTTCAAAAACCTAGACATAGGTTTCTGCTTGAAGTGCAACCGATTGAAACCACCTCGCGCCCATCATTGCTCTATTT GTAATAGATGtatattaaaaatggatcatCACTGTGGTTGGGTCGCTAACTGTGTCGGGGCGTTGAACTACAagtctttccttcttttcttg TTTTACACATCTCTTGCGGCAATACTCGTCTGTTTAGCCTTATTGCGGGTGTTTATGGAAATTTTTAATGATGATGAGGTAGATTTAACACCAGGAAAACTTGCAGCTACTTTCATCGCATTTG TCTTAAATTTGGCATTTGCAGTAAGTGTGCTGGGCTTTCTGATTATGCACATAACATTGGTCGGAGCTAACCGGACCACTATTGAG tttcAAGCAAAAGATAAGAAAACCGGTCTTACATGGCGCTATGACCTTGGTTGGAAGAAAAATTATGAACAG GTGTTTGGTACAGAGAAGAAGCTGTGGTTAATTCCAGTGTATTCAAAGGACGATATAAGGAGGATGCCAGCCCTACAGGGTTTCGAATATCCAACAAGACCCAACTGGGATCCTCAGCATTAA
- the LOC107895124 gene encoding uncharacterized protein, translating to MKQVWSPGTASKAYIDTVKFCELYNESGVAELVSAMAAGWNARFIVETWSKGEAMATSIGLAVASSHTNGRHICIVPDERSRLEYAEALEEVGMSAEAIVGEPEEVMKGLNGIDFMVVDSQRNDFSKILKLAKLSDRGAVLACKNAHPKTASTFRWKSVVDERSYRVVRCVFLPVGKGLDIAHVASSGGNSGEAERRWIKHVDPQSGEEHVIRR from the exons ATGAAGCAGGTTTGGTCTCCGGGGACAGCCTCCAAGGCTTATATTGATACCGTTAAATTC TGTGAACTTTATAATGAATCTGGTGTAGCAGAGCTTGTTTCAGCTATGGCTGCCGGTTGGAACGCCAGATTCATTGTGGAAACATGGTCAAAAGGCGAGGCTATGGCAACAAGCATCGGGTTGGCAGTTGCTAGCAGTCATACAAATGGAAGACATATATGTATAGTCCCTGATGAAAGATCGAGATTAGAATACGCTGAGGCCCTGGAAGAGGTTGGTATGTCTGCAGAAGCCATTGTTGGAGAACCTGAAGAGGTAATGAAAGGGCTAAATGGCATAGATTTCATGGTGGTGGATAGCCAACGAAATGACTTTTCAAAGATATTAAAGCTGGCAAAACTGAGTGACAGAGGGGCTGTTCTGGCATGCAAGAATGCTCATCCCAAAACTGCTTCAACTTTCAGATGGAAAAGTGTTGTTGATGAGAGATCGTACAGGGTAGTTCGTTGTGTGTTCCTTCCGGTAGGGAAAGGGTTGGATATTGCGCATGTGGCAAGCAGTGGAGGGAATTCAGGTGAAGCTGAAAGGCGATGGATCAAACATGTTGATCCACAGTCTGGGGAAGAACATGTCATACGAAGGTAG